A part of Neodiprion pinetum isolate iyNeoPine1 chromosome 4, iyNeoPine1.2, whole genome shotgun sequence genomic DNA contains:
- the LOC124215851 gene encoding uncharacterized protein isoform X2: MASLAGGSTGLLRPPTMLEQLLEEINFQRTKEMRQLLKDDSGFVMLQGTTYWTDLFVRHFLFQAEHTIDGDDLLFFVRKKHVKTSSRYLPKFETEVDVFRKDSKKLPIGDPDIDWEETVYLNLVVHQFDYTLTLAICTRTSPKELQVLRRHSQKVYASPSRRRMDAKGDLEEMTYPHICFMVDNFDEVFCDILVRDGEMVCVELVASDRDGAVQGVIFLGSIRYDALKKVYDARSSLSTKMAQRMTFGLFSGAASQRVEFVRMKGPQGKGHAEMAVTKPKGSGAETPTSEPGYCATDALWDADWDDAEEIFMYRHQRRLSDPSANLNNFVRGGWRTKPDSAATKARSENEGLDSMANGLSEIEAGDVRDAEVQETCSWGGRGSPHLIGNSRSPRSQRRRSPLLPARYVNRKQRNSRELPNENVSPSRKEAYHETGGPQNHHIEVGSEILPPGPCLTDDNVRQKLDSGAILVHGKEELPLNYEDDNNTVSTDADRRMFKSTESLSAESLHRTIDSGDIELANGTTVIADDTLKNKNQNESTPCDKNANTKIPRTNGCAQKQSATLPRRRRRRALHGSLRGTPLPPHRVTPDGTAIYYWCELPRRPGSQELDDGAYNPLWTMRGFTQTFHFWKETRRAQSVPLNAFLTYITLPWWSIAKDILDHREGPILTF, from the exons ATGGCTAGTTTGGCCGGTGGATCCACCGGATTATTGCGTCCTCCGACGATGCTTGAACAGCTATTGGAGGAGATTAATTTTCAGAGGACAAAGGAGATGCGTCAGCTACTCAAAGATG ATTCGGGTTTCGTCATGCTCCAGGGTACAACATATTGGACAGACTTATTCGTGCGTCACTTCCTATTCCAAGCAGAGCACACCATAGACGGTGACGATCTGCTATTTTTCGTACGCAAGAAACACGTCAAAACTTCGTCGCGTTACTTACCCAAGTTCGAAACAGAAGTTGACGTCTTCCGCAAGGATAGCAAGAAACTTCCTATTGGCGATCCAGATATTGACTGGGAAGAAACAGTGTACCTGAATCTTGTAGTGCATCAATTTGATTACACCCTCACGTTGGCGATCTGCACTAGAACGAGCCCGAAAGAACTTCAG GTTCTTCGAAGACACTCGCAAAAAGTTTACGCTAGTCCAAGCCGCCGTCGCATGGATGCCAAGGGCGACCTGGAAGAAATGACTTACCCACACATCTGTTTTATGGTGGATAACTTTGACGAAGTTTTCTGTGATATCTTAGTCAGGGATGGTGAAATGGTCTGTGTTGAACTAGTGGCTTCGGATAGAGACGGTGCTGTTCAAGGCGTCATTTTTCTCGGATCCATCCGCTATGACGCTTTAAAGAAAGTATATGATGCTAGG TCTAGTTTGAGTACAAAAATGGCACAGCGAATGACGTTCGGTCTCTTTTCTGGAGCAGCGTCACAGAGGGTCGAGTTCGTTCGAATGAAAGGCCCTCAAG GTAAAGGTCACGCAGAAATGGCCGTGACAAAGCCGAAAGGATCCGGCGCCGAGACTCCGACTTCCGAGCCAGGTTACTGCGCTACAGACGCCTTGTGGGACGCCGACTGGGACGACGCCGAGGAGATCTTCATGTACCGTCACCAGAGACGTCTCTCAGATCCGAGTGCGAATTTGAACAACTTTGTTCGCGGCGGATGGCGGACAAAGCCGGATTCTGCGGCCACGAAAGCTCGGTCAGAGAACGAAGGACTGGACTCGATGGCCAACGGGCTTAGTGAGATAGAAGCGGGCGATGTTCGGGATG CGGAAGTGCAGGAGACTTGCAGCTGGGGCGGGCGGGGCTCGCCGCACTTGATTGGAAATAGCAGAAGTCCACGCTCGCAACGGAGAAGATCGCCTCTACTGCCTGCGAGGTACGTCAACCGGAAACAACGAAACTCCCGGGAACttccaaatgaaaatgtgtCACCCAGTCGCAAGGAGGCCTATCACGAGACTGGCG GCCCCCAGAATCACCATATCGAAGTCGGAAGTGAAATACTGCCACCAGGGCCGTGTCTGACAGATGACAACGTACGGCAAAAATTAGACTCCGGAGCGATATTAGTCCACGGAAAAGAGGAGCTGCCTCTGAATTACGAGGACGATAATAACACCGTGAGCACCGACGCCGATCGTCGGATGTTTAAGAGTACGGAAAGTCTGAGCGCCGAGTCGCTCCATCGGACCATCGACAGTGGCGATATCGAACTCGCGAATGGAACGACGGTTATCGCCGATGACACCCTCAAGAACAAAAACCAGAACGAGTCGACGCCCTGCGACAAAAACGCAAACACTAAAATACCGAGAACCAATGGATGCGCCCAAAAACAAAGTGCGACACTCCCCAGAAGGCGAAGGCGACGCGCTCTTCACGGAAGCCTTCGAGGAACTCCGCTGCCTCCACATCGGGTCACTCCCGATGGTACGGCCATCTACTATTGGTGCGAGCTCCCGCGCCGCCCCGGTTCACAGG AACTCGACGACGGAGCGTACAATCCATTGTGGACCATGCGCGGATTCACGCAGACGTTTCACTTCTGGAAGGAGACGCGGCGGGCCCAGTCAGTTCCTCTCAACGCTTTCTTGACATACATCACGCTACCTTGGTGGAGCATAGCCAAAG atatATTAGATCACAGAGAAGGTCCGATTCTGACGTTCTAG
- the LOC124215851 gene encoding uncharacterized protein isoform X1, with protein sequence MASLAGGSTGLLRPPTMLEQLLEEINFQRTKEMRQLLKDDSGFVMLQGTTYWTDLFVRHFLFQAEHTIDGDDLLFFVRKKHVKTSSRYLPKFETEVDVFRKDSKKLPIGDPDIDWEETVYLNLVVHQFDYTLTLAICTRTSPKELQVLRRHSQKVYASPSRRRMDAKGDLEEMTYPHICFMVDNFDEVFCDILVRDGEMVCVELVASDRDGAVQGVIFLGSIRYDALKKVYDARSSLSTKMAQRMTFGLFSGAASQRVEFVRMKGPQGKGHAEMAVTKPKGSGAETPTSEPGYCATDALWDADWDDAEEIFMYRHQRRLSDPSANLNNFVRGGWRTKPDSAATKARSENEGLDSMANGLSEIEAGDVRDAEVQETCSWGGRGSPHLIGNSRSPRSQRRRSPLLPARYVNRKQRNSRELPNENVSPSRKEAYHETGGPQNHHIEVGSEILPPGPCLTDDNVRQKLDSGAILVHGKEELPLNYEDDNNTVSTDADRRMFKSTESLSAESLHRTIDSGDIELANGTTVIADDTLKNKNQNESTPCDKNANTKIPRTNGCAQKQSATLPRRRRRRALHGSLRGTPLPPHRVTPDGTAIYYWCELPRRPGSQELDDGAYNPLWTMRGFTQTFHFWKETRRAQSVPLNAFLTYITLPWWSIAKGRMEVRHNLEKTVST encoded by the exons ATGGCTAGTTTGGCCGGTGGATCCACCGGATTATTGCGTCCTCCGACGATGCTTGAACAGCTATTGGAGGAGATTAATTTTCAGAGGACAAAGGAGATGCGTCAGCTACTCAAAGATG ATTCGGGTTTCGTCATGCTCCAGGGTACAACATATTGGACAGACTTATTCGTGCGTCACTTCCTATTCCAAGCAGAGCACACCATAGACGGTGACGATCTGCTATTTTTCGTACGCAAGAAACACGTCAAAACTTCGTCGCGTTACTTACCCAAGTTCGAAACAGAAGTTGACGTCTTCCGCAAGGATAGCAAGAAACTTCCTATTGGCGATCCAGATATTGACTGGGAAGAAACAGTGTACCTGAATCTTGTAGTGCATCAATTTGATTACACCCTCACGTTGGCGATCTGCACTAGAACGAGCCCGAAAGAACTTCAG GTTCTTCGAAGACACTCGCAAAAAGTTTACGCTAGTCCAAGCCGCCGTCGCATGGATGCCAAGGGCGACCTGGAAGAAATGACTTACCCACACATCTGTTTTATGGTGGATAACTTTGACGAAGTTTTCTGTGATATCTTAGTCAGGGATGGTGAAATGGTCTGTGTTGAACTAGTGGCTTCGGATAGAGACGGTGCTGTTCAAGGCGTCATTTTTCTCGGATCCATCCGCTATGACGCTTTAAAGAAAGTATATGATGCTAGG TCTAGTTTGAGTACAAAAATGGCACAGCGAATGACGTTCGGTCTCTTTTCTGGAGCAGCGTCACAGAGGGTCGAGTTCGTTCGAATGAAAGGCCCTCAAG GTAAAGGTCACGCAGAAATGGCCGTGACAAAGCCGAAAGGATCCGGCGCCGAGACTCCGACTTCCGAGCCAGGTTACTGCGCTACAGACGCCTTGTGGGACGCCGACTGGGACGACGCCGAGGAGATCTTCATGTACCGTCACCAGAGACGTCTCTCAGATCCGAGTGCGAATTTGAACAACTTTGTTCGCGGCGGATGGCGGACAAAGCCGGATTCTGCGGCCACGAAAGCTCGGTCAGAGAACGAAGGACTGGACTCGATGGCCAACGGGCTTAGTGAGATAGAAGCGGGCGATGTTCGGGATG CGGAAGTGCAGGAGACTTGCAGCTGGGGCGGGCGGGGCTCGCCGCACTTGATTGGAAATAGCAGAAGTCCACGCTCGCAACGGAGAAGATCGCCTCTACTGCCTGCGAGGTACGTCAACCGGAAACAACGAAACTCCCGGGAACttccaaatgaaaatgtgtCACCCAGTCGCAAGGAGGCCTATCACGAGACTGGCG GCCCCCAGAATCACCATATCGAAGTCGGAAGTGAAATACTGCCACCAGGGCCGTGTCTGACAGATGACAACGTACGGCAAAAATTAGACTCCGGAGCGATATTAGTCCACGGAAAAGAGGAGCTGCCTCTGAATTACGAGGACGATAATAACACCGTGAGCACCGACGCCGATCGTCGGATGTTTAAGAGTACGGAAAGTCTGAGCGCCGAGTCGCTCCATCGGACCATCGACAGTGGCGATATCGAACTCGCGAATGGAACGACGGTTATCGCCGATGACACCCTCAAGAACAAAAACCAGAACGAGTCGACGCCCTGCGACAAAAACGCAAACACTAAAATACCGAGAACCAATGGATGCGCCCAAAAACAAAGTGCGACACTCCCCAGAAGGCGAAGGCGACGCGCTCTTCACGGAAGCCTTCGAGGAACTCCGCTGCCTCCACATCGGGTCACTCCCGATGGTACGGCCATCTACTATTGGTGCGAGCTCCCGCGCCGCCCCGGTTCACAGG AACTCGACGACGGAGCGTACAATCCATTGTGGACCATGCGCGGATTCACGCAGACGTTTCACTTCTGGAAGGAGACGCGGCGGGCCCAGTCAGTTCCTCTCAACGCTTTCTTGACATACATCACGCTACCTTGGTGGAGCATAGCCAAAGGTAGGATGGAAGTTCGACACAACTTGGAGAAAACTGTAAGCACTTAG
- the LOC124215851 gene encoding uncharacterized protein KIAA0930 homolog isoform X4: MASLAGGSTGLLRPPTMLEQLLEEINFQRTKEMRQLLKDDSGFVMLQGTTYWTDLFVRHFLFQAEHTIDGDDLLFFVRKKHVKTSSRYLPKFETEVDVFRKDSKKLPIGDPDIDWEETVYLNLVVHQFDYTLTLAICTRTSPKELQVLRRHSQKVYASPSRRRMDAKGDLEEMTYPHICFMVDNFDEVFCDILVRDGEMVCVELVASDRDGAVQGVIFLGSIRYDALKKVYDARSSLSTKMAQRMTFGLFSGAASQRVEFVRMKGPQGKGHAEMAVTKPKGSGAETPTSEPGYCATDALWDADWDDAEEIFMYRHQRRLSDPSANLNNFVRGGWRTKPDSAATKARSENEGLDSMANGLSEIEAGDVRDELDDGAYNPLWTMRGFTQTFHFWKETRRAQSVPLNAFLTYITLPWWSIAKDILDHREGPILTF, encoded by the exons ATGGCTAGTTTGGCCGGTGGATCCACCGGATTATTGCGTCCTCCGACGATGCTTGAACAGCTATTGGAGGAGATTAATTTTCAGAGGACAAAGGAGATGCGTCAGCTACTCAAAGATG ATTCGGGTTTCGTCATGCTCCAGGGTACAACATATTGGACAGACTTATTCGTGCGTCACTTCCTATTCCAAGCAGAGCACACCATAGACGGTGACGATCTGCTATTTTTCGTACGCAAGAAACACGTCAAAACTTCGTCGCGTTACTTACCCAAGTTCGAAACAGAAGTTGACGTCTTCCGCAAGGATAGCAAGAAACTTCCTATTGGCGATCCAGATATTGACTGGGAAGAAACAGTGTACCTGAATCTTGTAGTGCATCAATTTGATTACACCCTCACGTTGGCGATCTGCACTAGAACGAGCCCGAAAGAACTTCAG GTTCTTCGAAGACACTCGCAAAAAGTTTACGCTAGTCCAAGCCGCCGTCGCATGGATGCCAAGGGCGACCTGGAAGAAATGACTTACCCACACATCTGTTTTATGGTGGATAACTTTGACGAAGTTTTCTGTGATATCTTAGTCAGGGATGGTGAAATGGTCTGTGTTGAACTAGTGGCTTCGGATAGAGACGGTGCTGTTCAAGGCGTCATTTTTCTCGGATCCATCCGCTATGACGCTTTAAAGAAAGTATATGATGCTAGG TCTAGTTTGAGTACAAAAATGGCACAGCGAATGACGTTCGGTCTCTTTTCTGGAGCAGCGTCACAGAGGGTCGAGTTCGTTCGAATGAAAGGCCCTCAAG GTAAAGGTCACGCAGAAATGGCCGTGACAAAGCCGAAAGGATCCGGCGCCGAGACTCCGACTTCCGAGCCAGGTTACTGCGCTACAGACGCCTTGTGGGACGCCGACTGGGACGACGCCGAGGAGATCTTCATGTACCGTCACCAGAGACGTCTCTCAGATCCGAGTGCGAATTTGAACAACTTTGTTCGCGGCGGATGGCGGACAAAGCCGGATTCTGCGGCCACGAAAGCTCGGTCAGAGAACGAAGGACTGGACTCGATGGCCAACGGGCTTAGTGAGATAGAAGCGGGCGATGTTCGGGATG AACTCGACGACGGAGCGTACAATCCATTGTGGACCATGCGCGGATTCACGCAGACGTTTCACTTCTGGAAGGAGACGCGGCGGGCCCAGTCAGTTCCTCTCAACGCTTTCTTGACATACATCACGCTACCTTGGTGGAGCATAGCCAAAG atatATTAGATCACAGAGAAGGTCCGATTCTGACGTTCTAG
- the LOC124215851 gene encoding uncharacterized protein isoform X3, with protein sequence MLQGTTYWTDLFVRHFLFQAEHTIDGDDLLFFVRKKHVKTSSRYLPKFETEVDVFRKDSKKLPIGDPDIDWEETVYLNLVVHQFDYTLTLAICTRTSPKELQVLRRHSQKVYASPSRRRMDAKGDLEEMTYPHICFMVDNFDEVFCDILVRDGEMVCVELVASDRDGAVQGVIFLGSIRYDALKKVYDARSSLSTKMAQRMTFGLFSGAASQRVEFVRMKGPQGKGHAEMAVTKPKGSGAETPTSEPGYCATDALWDADWDDAEEIFMYRHQRRLSDPSANLNNFVRGGWRTKPDSAATKARSENEGLDSMANGLSEIEAGDVRDAEVQETCSWGGRGSPHLIGNSRSPRSQRRRSPLLPARYVNRKQRNSRELPNENVSPSRKEAYHETGGPQNHHIEVGSEILPPGPCLTDDNVRQKLDSGAILVHGKEELPLNYEDDNNTVSTDADRRMFKSTESLSAESLHRTIDSGDIELANGTTVIADDTLKNKNQNESTPCDKNANTKIPRTNGCAQKQSATLPRRRRRRALHGSLRGTPLPPHRVTPDGTAIYYWCELPRRPGSQELDDGAYNPLWTMRGFTQTFHFWKETRRAQSVPLNAFLTYITLPWWSIAKGRMEVRHNLEKTVST encoded by the exons ATGCTCCAGGGTACAACATATTGGACAGACTTATTCGTGCGTCACTTCCTATTCCAAGCAGAGCACACCATAGACGGTGACGATCTGCTATTTTTCGTACGCAAGAAACACGTCAAAACTTCGTCGCGTTACTTACCCAAGTTCGAAACAGAAGTTGACGTCTTCCGCAAGGATAGCAAGAAACTTCCTATTGGCGATCCAGATATTGACTGGGAAGAAACAGTGTACCTGAATCTTGTAGTGCATCAATTTGATTACACCCTCACGTTGGCGATCTGCACTAGAACGAGCCCGAAAGAACTTCAG GTTCTTCGAAGACACTCGCAAAAAGTTTACGCTAGTCCAAGCCGCCGTCGCATGGATGCCAAGGGCGACCTGGAAGAAATGACTTACCCACACATCTGTTTTATGGTGGATAACTTTGACGAAGTTTTCTGTGATATCTTAGTCAGGGATGGTGAAATGGTCTGTGTTGAACTAGTGGCTTCGGATAGAGACGGTGCTGTTCAAGGCGTCATTTTTCTCGGATCCATCCGCTATGACGCTTTAAAGAAAGTATATGATGCTAGG TCTAGTTTGAGTACAAAAATGGCACAGCGAATGACGTTCGGTCTCTTTTCTGGAGCAGCGTCACAGAGGGTCGAGTTCGTTCGAATGAAAGGCCCTCAAG GTAAAGGTCACGCAGAAATGGCCGTGACAAAGCCGAAAGGATCCGGCGCCGAGACTCCGACTTCCGAGCCAGGTTACTGCGCTACAGACGCCTTGTGGGACGCCGACTGGGACGACGCCGAGGAGATCTTCATGTACCGTCACCAGAGACGTCTCTCAGATCCGAGTGCGAATTTGAACAACTTTGTTCGCGGCGGATGGCGGACAAAGCCGGATTCTGCGGCCACGAAAGCTCGGTCAGAGAACGAAGGACTGGACTCGATGGCCAACGGGCTTAGTGAGATAGAAGCGGGCGATGTTCGGGATG CGGAAGTGCAGGAGACTTGCAGCTGGGGCGGGCGGGGCTCGCCGCACTTGATTGGAAATAGCAGAAGTCCACGCTCGCAACGGAGAAGATCGCCTCTACTGCCTGCGAGGTACGTCAACCGGAAACAACGAAACTCCCGGGAACttccaaatgaaaatgtgtCACCCAGTCGCAAGGAGGCCTATCACGAGACTGGCG GCCCCCAGAATCACCATATCGAAGTCGGAAGTGAAATACTGCCACCAGGGCCGTGTCTGACAGATGACAACGTACGGCAAAAATTAGACTCCGGAGCGATATTAGTCCACGGAAAAGAGGAGCTGCCTCTGAATTACGAGGACGATAATAACACCGTGAGCACCGACGCCGATCGTCGGATGTTTAAGAGTACGGAAAGTCTGAGCGCCGAGTCGCTCCATCGGACCATCGACAGTGGCGATATCGAACTCGCGAATGGAACGACGGTTATCGCCGATGACACCCTCAAGAACAAAAACCAGAACGAGTCGACGCCCTGCGACAAAAACGCAAACACTAAAATACCGAGAACCAATGGATGCGCCCAAAAACAAAGTGCGACACTCCCCAGAAGGCGAAGGCGACGCGCTCTTCACGGAAGCCTTCGAGGAACTCCGCTGCCTCCACATCGGGTCACTCCCGATGGTACGGCCATCTACTATTGGTGCGAGCTCCCGCGCCGCCCCGGTTCACAGG AACTCGACGACGGAGCGTACAATCCATTGTGGACCATGCGCGGATTCACGCAGACGTTTCACTTCTGGAAGGAGACGCGGCGGGCCCAGTCAGTTCCTCTCAACGCTTTCTTGACATACATCACGCTACCTTGGTGGAGCATAGCCAAAGGTAGGATGGAAGTTCGACACAACTTGGAGAAAACTGTAAGCACTTAG
- the LOC124215852 gene encoding pickpocket protein 28, with protein sequence MLERFFWIFSFIVAVLTAAYYIWNLYQKWTDSPLIISLSPDPVSLVEIPFPSITVCNMNNAKKSEADRINQGTDNLQKVLLNDICKLENGTSTNDLDSESGKWSNVQRFMINVSQPCTDMLFLCRWHQNTTECEKIFNPTLTDEGICCNFNAVHRKYLFYNPRDMSDLNVTFPFTSVDWTPEQGYASKTPADSIPWRPYGAGRHLGLTLVLDAEISEYYCSSTASIGFKMLLHNPVETPKIADFAFTVEPGKETRIVIRPTVTSASRSIIRVPRKKRRCFFTSERSLKYYRTYTQRNCILECEANFTQQICSCVQHYMPKSANTTICGKKDEKCADQARLIMELKLYDDENTTSLFNASQTENIAVVHLYFVDSQFTAHVKNELFGFTELLSNTGGLLGLFMGFSFLSLVEIIYFITLRLWCRIYRRKSLSLQTPLQVMPQPHQYATVYPFAQ encoded by the exons ATGCTCGAGAG GTTTTTctggattttttcattcatcgtaGCCGTTTTGACAGCAGCATATTACATCTGGAATCTTTATCAAAAGTGGACGGACTCTCCCTTAATAATTTCTCTCAGCCCAGACCCAGTATCGTTGGTCGAGATACCGTTTCCATCTATAACTGTGTGTAATATGAACAATGCGAAGAAATCCGAAGCTGATCGTATAAATCAAGG AACAgataatttacaaaaagttCTACTTAACGATATTTGTAAACTTGAGAATGGAACATCCACTAACGATCTCGATTCGGAATCAGGCAAGTGGAGCAACGTACAACGTTTCATGATAAAC GTCAGCCAACCATGCACAGATATGCTATTCTTATGTCGATGGCATCAAAATACTacagaatgtgaaaaaatcttCAATCCGACATTGACTGATGAAGGCATTTGCTGTAACTTCAATGCCGTGCATCGAAAATACTTATTTTATAATCC ACGTGACATGTCTGATTTGAACGTGACATTCCCATTCACGAGTGTCGACTGGACTCCGGAGCAAGGGTACGCGTCAAAAACGCCTGCCGATTCCATACCTTGGAGACCGTATGGTGCAGGGAGACATCTCGGGCTTACCTTGGTTCTCGATGCTGAAATCTCGGAGTACTACTGTTCATCCACTGCCAGTATTGGTTTTAAG ATGCTCCTGCATAATCCAGTGGAAACCCCGAAAATAGCGGATTTTGCGTTTACCGTAGAACCTGGTAAAGAAACAAGAATCGTGATTCGACCCACCGTCACATCTGCAAGCAGATCGATAATTAGGGTGCCAAGAAAAAAACGGAGGTGTTTTTTTACCTCTGAAAGATCTTTGAAGTACTACAGGACTTACACGCAAAGGAATTGCATCTTGGAGTGCGAGGCTAACTTCACCCAACAAATTTGTAGCTGTGTTCAACATTACATGCCAA AATCAGCAAATACCACGATATGTGGAAAAAAGGATGAGAAATGTGCGGATCAGGCTCGACTCATAATGGAATTGAAACTATACGACGACGAAAATACTACAAGTTTGTTCAACGCAAGCCAAAC aGAAAACATTGCTGTAGTTCATCTATATTTTGTGGATTCGCAATTTACGGCACATgtcaaaaatgaattattcggATTCACTGAACTATTGT CAAACACTGGAGGCCTACTTGGACTATTTATGGGTTTCAGTTTCTTGTCACTAGTGGAGATAATATACTTCATCACTTTGCGACTCTGGTGTCGAATTTATAGACGAAAGTCACTGTCTCTGCAAACTCCTCTTCAAGTAATGCCGCAGCCTCATCAATACGCCACCGTTTATCCGTTTGCTCAATAG